A segment of the Bdellovibrio bacteriovorus genome:
CTGCTCCCGTTTGATAACTCGTGTCAAATTTGATAGAACTGTCGAGGTTGCAAGTCTGTCCTAAGGTCTAGGCCTTATGGATGTATAGTCCCTTTTCCCTTGGGGAGGTTCGTGAATGCAGACGTTTGAAGTCGGTGATAATGCAGTTTATCCTGGATACGGCGTTGTTAAAGTGGTTTCTATTGAAACCAAAGAGATGCTTGGTACTAAGACTACGTTCTACAACATGCAGTTGGTGGACACAGGTCTGAAGATCATGATCCCTACCACGAACGTGAAGTCCGCGGGTCTGCGTCCTATCATCTCCAAGTCCGAAGCATCCCGAGTTGTTGGAATTCTTAAAGAAAAAGACATCAAGATCGACAATCAGACATGGAATCGCCGTTATCGCGAGTACATGGAGAAGATCAAAACCGGTTCCGTATTCGAGATTGCTGAAGTTTTACGCGATTTGTTCCTTTTGAAAGCGGACAAAGAGCTGTCCTTCGGTGAGCGCAAGATGCTTGATTCTGCGCGCAGCCTGCTGTTGAAAGAGCTGACTTTGGCGACAAGCCAGGAAGAGCTGTTCAAAGAGGAAGAAGTTAAAGCCATCTTCGGTATCACGGGTTAGGCTTTTTTAACCAGCCGAGAAAGGCTGGACGACTTTCAAAAAACATAATAAATTCGGGGCTTGGTTTAATGACCAGGCCCTTTTTGTTTTTTAAGGCCTTTCCCAGCTTTGGAGTTCCGCATGTCCTCGAAAATCTCTCCGCATGTTCGTGTTCGTTTTGCCCCATCCCCAACGGGTTATTTGCACGTGGGGGGCGCAAGAACCGCTCTTTACAACTACCTTTTCGCCAAGAAAAACGGCGGTGAGTTCATCCTGCGTATCGAAGACACGGACGAGGCCCGTTCCACTCAAGAATCCCTGCGTGGGGTGGTGGATGACCTGGTTTGGCTGGGTTTGAAATGGGACGAAGGCGTGGACCCGGTGACGTTGAAAGACGTGGGCCCGAGTGGTCCTTACCGTCAAAGTGAGCGTCTGCATATCTACAAAGAAATCGCTGATCAGCTTCTGAAAGAAGGCAAAGCGTACTATTGCTTCATGACCGAAGAGGAAATTGAAAAGCAAAAAGCCGCAGCCGGAAGCTTTGCTCACCTGGTGTCTCCTTATCAGGATTGGTCTTTGGAACAAGCTTTGGAGCGTCTGAAGACCGGCGACAAAGCCGTGGTTCGTTTCAAAACCAAAAATCTGGTGAAAGATTATATCTTCACCGATCTTGTGCGCGGTGAAGTGAAGTTCCCATCCGACATGGTGGGGGACTTTGTCCTGCTTCGTTCTGACGGAATGCCGGTTTACAACTTCTGCTGCGTGGTCGATGACCACCTGATGAAGATGACCCATGTTTTCCGTGCGGAAGAACATCTGCCAAACACTCTTCGTCAGTTGATGATCTATGAGGCGATGAACTGGCAGGCGCCGGAGTTCGGTCATATGGCTTTGATTCTGGATGAAGACCGCCAAAAACTTTCCAAGCGCAAAGGCGCTGTAGCTTGCGGTCAGTTGAAAGACGAAGGTTATCTGGCAAGTGCCGTTTTGAACTTCATCGCATTGCTGGGATGGTCTGATCCTCAAGGGCGAGAGATCCTGTCTGTGAAAGACATGCTGGAAGTGTTTGATATTTCCCGTTTGAATCCATCCGGTGCGATCTTTGACCGTGTGAAATTCAAATGGATGAATGCGCAGCACCTGCGTGCGTTGCCAAACGCGGAACTTTGGACGGCGGTGGCTCCGTTCCTGGCTCGTGAAAACATGGATCTGCCAAGTGATCCTGCGTGGCAAAGCAAGTCTTTGGATTTGTTCAAGCCCTACATGGAAGTCCTGGCTGATGCGATCGAACTGTATCGTCCGTTGAATGATAAATCTTATGTGATCCTGCCGGAAGCCGATGAAACCCTGAAGTGGGAATCCACCAAAGCGGTTCTGACCTCCTGGAAAAACCTGCTTCAGGCGCACCCTTCTGACTATATGACAGAAGAAGAGTTCCTGAAAATGCAGGATGAAGTGAAAAATCAGACCGGTTCCAAAGGCAAACACCTGTTCATGCCGATTCGTGTGGCGGTGATCGGGAAGCCTCATGGTGCGGAACTGAAGACACTTGTGCCGTTGATGAAAAAATCCTCGCTGGTGGCCCGCGCAGAGCAGGCCCTGGCAAAAGTGTAGGTTTTAACTATGTTGAAGATTCACAATTCTCAAAGCAAGCAGCTTGAAGATTTCACACCACTGACGCCGGGACAGGTGAAAATGTATGTGTGTGGTCCGACGGTGTATAACTTCCTGCATGTGGGGAACTTCCGCGGGCCGGTGGTCTTTAACATGGTTCGCAACTGGCTGGAGCACCTGGGTTACAAAGTGACCTACGCCCTGAATTTCACGGACGTGGATGATAAGATCATCAACCGTGCGAACGAGCTGGGTATGACTCCGACTGAGTTGTCTGAAAAATACATCGCAGAATACAAAAAAGATTTCGCGATGCTGGGGCTTCGCCCGCATGACATGAATCCGAAGGTGACGGAGCACATGGATGACATTCGCTCCATGGTGGAAAGCCTGGTCAGTCAGAAAAAAGCCTATGAAGCACAAGGCGATGTTCTTTATTCCATCGAATCCTTCAAGGATTATGGCAAGCTGAGTGGTCGCAACACCGACGACTTGTTGGCGGGTGCCCGTGTTGAAGTCGATGAAAAGAAACGCAACCCCATGGATTTTGCCCTGTGGAAAGCGGCAAAGCCGGGTGAAGTGTCCTGGCCATCGCCTTGGGGCCCAGGGCGTCCGGGCTGGCACATTGAGTGCTCGGCGATGATCAAAAATCTTTTCGGCGATCAGATCGACATTCACGGGGGCGGCATGGACTTGATCTTCCCGCACCACGAAAATGAAATCGCACAAAGTGAAGGCTGCACCGGCAAAGCCTTCGTAAAATACTGGATGCACAACAACATGCTGAACTTCGGCGGGCAGAAAATGTCCAAGTCTTTGGGGAACATCGTGACTATGCGAGAATTCCTGGAGATGTACAACGCCGAGATCTACAAATGGATGATCCTGTCTGCGCACTATCGCACATTGAGTGACTTTGGTGATGAAGCCGTCGAGCGCGCCGTGGGCGGGTTGTCCCGTGTGTATTCTGCGCTTTCCATGGCTGAAAGCTATCTGACTGCGGAAGTGACTCAGGAGGATGCTGCTTTTGCGAAAATCACGCAAGACGCCTGGAAGAAAGTGGAAGAAGCCATGAATCATGACTTCGGAACACCGGATGCGTTTGCGGCGATGTTTGAAGTGGTCCGCCAGTTCAATGCTCAGGTTCGCCGTGGCATGAAAGTGAACCCAGCGATTCAAGGCAAAGCTTTGGCTTTCCATAACTTCGTTCGCAAAATGGGTTCAATGATGAGTTTGTTCCAGGAACCGGCGCACGCCTTCCTGATCAAGCTTGATGATATGTTGCTGAAGAAAATGAACCTTGAAAGGTCTGCAGTGAATGCATTGGTTGCAGAACGTGGCGAGGCTCGCGCAGCGAAGGACTTTGCGAAGTCTGATGAATTGCGCGCGAAAATCACCGCTTTGGGCATTTCAGTCAGCGACACTCCGGAAGGAAGCTTCTGGGAAGTGACGAAGTAGAAGTAAATGTTAAAAGCCCTCGTGATGAGTTTTTTATAGTCCCGCGATAATCGAATTCAAATCCGGTTTTGAGATCGGCATTTTGCCGCTGTCGCGGGTGTTTTTGCTGACGACTCCAAACGGGATGTCACCCCACCAGCGTTCGACCATGGTTCCGTCGGCCATGGTCATGCTCATTTTGCAGGTGTCATAGGTTCCCGCCGGGGCGATGAGCTTTTCCAGGGTTCCGCCATTTTTCACGCAGTCCACAATCAGGGCTTTATATTTTGCCGGGGAGTAGAGGTCCGAGATCTCCATCGTCTCACTGGTTTTTTCTGTGCCAACGAC
Coding sequences within it:
- a CDS encoding CarD family transcriptional regulator, translated to MQTFEVGDNAVYPGYGVVKVVSIETKEMLGTKTTFYNMQLVDTGLKIMIPTTNVKSAGLRPIISKSEASRVVGILKEKDIKIDNQTWNRRYREYMEKIKTGSVFEIAEVLRDLFLLKADKELSFGERKMLDSARSLLLKELTLATSQEELFKEEEVKAIFGITG
- the gltX gene encoding glutamate--tRNA ligase, yielding MSSKISPHVRVRFAPSPTGYLHVGGARTALYNYLFAKKNGGEFILRIEDTDEARSTQESLRGVVDDLVWLGLKWDEGVDPVTLKDVGPSGPYRQSERLHIYKEIADQLLKEGKAYYCFMTEEEIEKQKAAAGSFAHLVSPYQDWSLEQALERLKTGDKAVVRFKTKNLVKDYIFTDLVRGEVKFPSDMVGDFVLLRSDGMPVYNFCCVVDDHLMKMTHVFRAEEHLPNTLRQLMIYEAMNWQAPEFGHMALILDEDRQKLSKRKGAVACGQLKDEGYLASAVLNFIALLGWSDPQGREILSVKDMLEVFDISRLNPSGAIFDRVKFKWMNAQHLRALPNAELWTAVAPFLARENMDLPSDPAWQSKSLDLFKPYMEVLADAIELYRPLNDKSYVILPEADETLKWESTKAVLTSWKNLLQAHPSDYMTEEEFLKMQDEVKNQTGSKGKHLFMPIRVAVIGKPHGAELKTLVPLMKKSSLVARAEQALAKV
- the cysS gene encoding cysteine--tRNA ligase — encoded protein: MLKIHNSQSKQLEDFTPLTPGQVKMYVCGPTVYNFLHVGNFRGPVVFNMVRNWLEHLGYKVTYALNFTDVDDKIINRANELGMTPTELSEKYIAEYKKDFAMLGLRPHDMNPKVTEHMDDIRSMVESLVSQKKAYEAQGDVLYSIESFKDYGKLSGRNTDDLLAGARVEVDEKKRNPMDFALWKAAKPGEVSWPSPWGPGRPGWHIECSAMIKNLFGDQIDIHGGGMDLIFPHHENEIAQSEGCTGKAFVKYWMHNNMLNFGGQKMSKSLGNIVTMREFLEMYNAEIYKWMILSAHYRTLSDFGDEAVERAVGGLSRVYSALSMAESYLTAEVTQEDAAFAKITQDAWKKVEEAMNHDFGTPDAFAAMFEVVRQFNAQVRRGMKVNPAIQGKALAFHNFVRKMGSMMSLFQEPAHAFLIKLDDMLLKKMNLERSAVNALVAERGEARAAKDFAKSDELRAKITALGISVSDTPEGSFWEVTK